CCTTGTGGAGGGTGCCCAGGAGAATCCGACCGCTTTGTTCGCCCAGCTCGCAAGAAACGTAGTAACGGCTCATAAACACCTCCGCCTGATGCAACTGTTATGCCCTTCTTCCGCTTAACTCGCTCTCCACCCGGCTGAAATCGACCCAAACCCTCAATTCTCAAGCTCTGCGCTGCTTTTGTCCCTCGTGAGCGGCCTGCATTATGCCAACAAGACGACAAAACGGCCTGCCAGGCCCTCTAGCTATGCTCCATTTCGGTACAGCGGGATATAGGGTTTTGACAGGGTTAAAGCAGAAAGCTGAAAGCTGAAAGCAGAAATCGGGAAGAAGTTTGGGCATTTTCATAACCATCTCATCTCCCTTCGTCGGAGACTTTGTCGGAAACTTTGTCAAGGCCCAACCTCGCTGAACCTCAAAAGCTACCACTCGGCTCAAGAGCTCTCGGATATCGTACAGCCGACGTGGCGTCGGCTGCTACGGACCAGGATGTCCTACCAGATTTTGGCGCGCAGACTGGGGGCGCGCCACATGGGAGAGCCGGGCTGGACGCCGAAGGCGCGATAGAAGGCATCCAGATTGACCAGCGGTCCAATGGCGCGGAATTGGCCCGGGCTATGCGGATCGATGGTGATCAGGCGGCGCTGTTCGGCATCCCGGCAATTGGTGCGCCAAATCTGTGCCCACGAAACAAAGAACCGCTGCTCGGGCGTAAGGCCATCGATTGTTTTGCGTTTGGCAGGGTTTTTGGCGAGAACGCGTTCGAGAGCCTCGAATGCAATGCTGGCGCCGCCCAGGTCGGCAATGTTTTCGCCGAGCGTCAACTTCCCATTCACGTGCAGTCCGGGGAGGGGCTCGTAAGCGTTGAATTGCTCGACTACCTTTTGCGCGCGGGCTTCGAAGGCCTTGGCGTCGGCTTCGGTCCACCAATCCTTTAGATTGCCATCCGCGTCGTATTTGCGCCCCTGGTCATCGTAACCATGGGTCATCTCGTGGCCGATGACGGCCCCAATGCCGCCGTAATTGACTGCGTCATCCATTTGCACATCGAAAAACGGGGGTTGAAGGATTCCGGCTGGAAAGACGATTTCGTTCAAAGGCGGGCTGAAGTAGGCATTCACGGTCTCTGGGGTCATGTGCCACTCGGTCCGGTCCACCGGTCCGCCGACGCGGCGGAACTCGCGGTCGGTCTCGAATTGGTCAGCCCTCTGGACGTTGCCCAGGAAATCCTCGGGACGAACCGCCACGGAGGAATAATCGCGGAACCTGTCCGGATGTCCAATCTTGCTGGTGAACCGATCGAATTTAGCAAGGGCCTTGGCGCGGGTGGCCTCGGTCATCCAGTCGGCTTTTTGCAATCGGTCCCGGAAGACTCCCTTGAGATTATCGACCAGTTCGATCATGCGGGCGCGCGCTGCGGGCGGGAAGTATTTCTCAACGAAAAGCTGGCCGAGGGCCTCGCCGATTTCACTGTCAATGACGTGAGCGGCGCGTTGCCAGCGGGGTTCCTGCTCCTGCTGCTCCCGCAGCACCTTGCCGTAAAAAGCGAACGACTCCTCCTCCGCTGCGGCGTGCAAATAAGGCGCCATCGAGCGCAAGAGGTGCCAGCGCAAATAAACCTTCCAGTCATCAAGCGGGCGTTCCTTGACCAGCTTGTAGAAGGCCTGGAAAAATTCCGGCTGCCTGATAATGACTTCCTTCAAATTGGGCAGACCGGCGGCAGCGAGGTAGGTGGCAATGGGGGCGTCCGGGTAATCGCGCTGGATGTCGGCGACGGCGAATTTATGATAATTGGAGATGGGGTCGCGCAGGTCGGCGCGCGCTTTGCTGGCAGTGGCCAGCCGGGTTTCCAAATCCAGCACGGTGGCCGCGTGGGTCTGCGCCGCCTCGGGTTTTTCGCCCAGGAGCTGCAGC
This DNA window, taken from Verrucomicrobiia bacterium, encodes the following:
- a CDS encoding M13 family metallopeptidase, translating into MKQLNRFICLPVTAPTGTLLSGLLFGVQPVSAQTADTAAPKVPRFSVEYMDAAVAPGADFYRYADGDWIKNNPVPADKSRWGSFAELQERNWFLIHQILDSTCAGANDANSPAQKVADFFRSAMDTNRLEQLGFSPLQPDLLRIEEMAGIPDLLRLLANFQGRGISAGFGRSASPDAKNSAVYAFYLGQGGLGLPDRDYYLTERFAKAREAYRVHIGKMLQLLGEKPEAAQTHAATVLDLETRLATASKARADLRDPISNYHKFAVADIQRDYPDAPIATYLAAAGLPNLKEVIIRQPEFFQAFYKLVKERPLDDWKVYLRWHLLRSMAPYLHAAAEEESFAFYGKVLREQQEQEPRWQRAAHVIDSEIGEALGQLFVEKYFPPAARARMIELVDNLKGVFRDRLQKADWMTEATRAKALAKFDRFTSKIGHPDRFRDYSSVAVRPEDFLGNVQRADQFETDREFRRVGGPVDRTEWHMTPETVNAYFSPPLNEIVFPAGILQPPFFDVQMDDAVNYGGIGAVIGHEMTHGYDDQGRKYDADGNLKDWWTEADAKAFEARAQKVVEQFNAYEPLPGLHVNGKLTLGENIADLGGASIAFEALERVLAKNPAKRKTIDGLTPEQRFFVSWAQIWRTNCRDAEQRRLITIDPHSPGQFRAIGPLVNLDAFYRAFGVQPGSPMWRAPSLRAKIW